TGTGGTGCCCATATCATGGGGCTGGAAGTGCTGCAGGGGATGTGAAGCATGGGGTGCCTGGGCACAGCTTCCTCCTTGCTGCCTAAGATTCTGAGGATGTGGCAAGGCACTGGAACTCTCACAAAGTTTCTCCCACATCCCTCCAGATGCAGCTCCCTCTGTGGGCATTGTGCTCCCCTCCAGCTAGCTGGAGCTGTGGGTTTATTCCCATGCCTGGTTCGCATGGATGGTGCCTCCATAGAAGGCAAGAGTAGGAGGCCAGGCACTGCCAGGGGCTAGAAGGCCCCAGATGGAaaccctctccctcctccttctctcatCCTCTGACAtctgctctgtgccaggctggttctGGCACATGAGGGTCTGTACAGGACAGTCCTCATGCTTCAGGGTCAGAACTTCTAATTCTGTGCTGTGTAGGTGAGCAGGACCTCAACCTCCCTGCATAACCCCCAATCCCTGTGCCCACAGCAAAAGCACCACAAACCTTTTTCTAACCCTGCATCCCTGATGCCCTGTTCACGCAGCTCTTCATCCCATCATACACCACCTCCACATTCCCCTCCCAAAACtgagctggggggcaggagcACTGCAGAGGCAGGGCTGCACTTGGTGCTGTGCCACAGACCAGCCTTGGCCAGCAACTctcctcctctgtgcccagggcaATGGGCCATGTGCTGCAGTCCAGGGACAGTTGTGGCTGCAGCACGTGCCAGGAGCAGGTCCTGTCCCTACAGCAGCTTGTGGCTCAGCCAGTGGAGTGAGGTCGCGGGGCTCGGACGTACCTGAGCGCTGGAGCAGCGCTTACGCACACTGGGCTGTGAGTCACCCCGGAGGGATCACCCCGGCAGGGAGAGCAGGCTCCAGGAAACCGGCGCTTACGTGGTGTAAACACCATCCCAGCTTCATAGCGAGGGCAGcggctgcagagggacatgcGTCATGCCGGGGTGAGGGGGCCCGAGCAGCCTCAGAGATGAGAgggagaaaaccaaaccagaagtgttttttttttcattaaaaaatagtGCTCTTTATTATAAATTatggaaacatttccttttctgaatataaatataaatatgtgCAAAGTTTCATCttgagttttggtttggttgaaTTTTCAAGCATGGTTTTTGCTCAGCCCTCAAGGCTGGAGGTGAAGATGGAATCTTTATAAAAGACAGTGATTCACGTTGGCCTGTAAACATCcctttggttaaaaaaaaaaaaataaagtaaaaaaaccccaaaaccaaacaaaaaagccaggaAAACCCAActgcttctctggacacacgCAGAAAAGCACTTGTGAGACACCATGCTCCAAAGAATCCTCCTGCCATGCTTCTGGGGGAAATTGGTGTCCCCACAGAGCAGAGTGTTAAGGGTCTGCAGGGAGCAGTTGGGCAGATGTGGGGTGTGACGCTCAGGAGTAACGGTCTGGTGGCAGCACCAAGTCCTGGGGTGCTCCCTGCAGATGAGGTCATGCAGGATTCTCAGTGGTGTCAGGACATGTTCTTTCCCCTCCAGCTTCGTGGCACGTCACCGGGACTGTTATCGGTGCAGCGTCACCAAATGATGTGCAGTAACCCAAACCATGGGGCAGGGATAAGATTAAGGCTTAGTCCCCTGGAAAATGGCAGCTAGGGGAAAAAGGCAGCAACCTCCAAGTCTGGGGCCTGGTGTGAAAGGAGCTTCCACCCACAGGGAGGCAGCAAGAGGTAAAGTACAGTATGGGCAAAAAACACTTTCCCCTTAAAACGGAGGAAAAGTGATCAGGCACTCGCTGGGCTCCAGTGCTTTCCATGCttgggtggcaggaggggacTCTTGCCAAGACACCCCAGGTACGATCTCACTGCAGTAGTGGGGATGTGGCTGCCAAGGTGCATGTTCccctgtgctgtgggtgccatcCTGGCTGCCTGAGGTCACAGACGTTTTGCCAACAGCATCTCCCTGGCTGTGATGGGGAAGCCTTTGCACTGAGCACACTGTAACATCCACAGTCCAAAGGGAGCAGCCTCCTTCCCCGTGTAGAGAGGCTGCCACACTTCCTCGGGGCTTCCCTCCCAGCACCAAGGgcgccaggctgtgctggccacAGCACTGGGTCCACAGTGGCTCACCCCagtccctctcctttccttcctggagGGAGAGGCTTGGCAATGCCCTGTGAGTCCCCACACTGGTGGAGTATTGTGCCTGTCCCCTGCTCTTGTGCTTGTAGCGTGTAACTTTGCTCCACTGACCCCTTAGAGAGGGGCATCGTACTGGTCCAGGAACTCCTTgatgggagctggcagctgagtcATCTTCTCATAGGAGTCCAGGTGCCCATTGACGGTCTTGcggcagaggtgctgcagggtgGAGACACTAGAGGAGAGTGGGCGGCTCAGCACCAAGGGGATCTTCTCACCGCCAGAGTAGATGTAGTAGGTGCGTTTGGGGTGCAGAGTCCCCCCTGGCTGCTCAGGGACGGGCGCAGGTGGCATGTAGTGATGTACCAGCTTGAGCACACAGTCAAAGCGGggcacaggctggctgctgcGAGGGTCActctgcagggagaagctgccACCCTCGCACTGGATGCGCAGGTTCTTGGTGCCTGACTCTGTCTTGACGCTGAGGGTGAAGAAATGCCGCTGGTCCGAGCTGTCCCTGATGAGGAAGGTGCCTGCAGGCTCGGTGCTAAGCAGCAGGTTGGCTTCACCGCCAGTCACCGTGCTCCAGTAGAATCCACTCTCCTGCAGCTTGCGCACGGTGTTCACCACCAGCTGGTACTCGCTCTTGGAGCTGAATGTCTTGAGGCGCAGGCTGGTGTCGAGGGGGCGGCTCATCCCGGCGGCGGGGAACTTGCTGTGGGTGACCATGGCGCAGGGAGCCAGCTTTGCGTGTCCGGGGTGCTGCTGCGGGAGCAGCCGCTGCTACACCATCACCTGCGGCAGAGATGGCCGTTAGCACCGGCAGCCCCGCGCCCCACTGCTCCCTTCCCGGGAGCACCGGCATTCCCAGCCCTCGCCTACTGTCCTCCTGGAGCACCGGCAGCTGCTGTCCTCAGCTATCACCCTCCCCCGCCGGGCACCGGCATCCCCCGACCCCGGCCATCCCCTCGCCGAGGGGCATCGGCTCCGCCCGACCCCGGGTACCTCACTTCTCGAGGGGCACTGGGAATCCCGACCATTGCCCTCCCGGAGCACCGGCATCTCCGGGTATCAGCCTCTCCAGGGTGTAAAGCGCCCCCCGGTACTTGGTTAGTGCTCTCCCAGGGGCGCCGAGATCCCCGTTTACCCCCTCTCTGGGGGCACCGGCATTCCCAGTGCGGGGCTATCCCTCCCCGTGGGACACCGCGGTCCCCGCCTCCCCACTCCCGGAGCCCCGTCCCGTCCCACCGCGGGCAGCCACTGTACCTGGAGCGCGGGTGCCGGGGCCGGTCTCGGCAGTGGCGGTGAGAGCCGGTGCGTGGCAGCGGGCGGTGGCGGAGCTGCCGAGGCCGCCCGGGGAGGCCTCTTATAGCGGGCGCAGAGCCCGCCCTCGGGTTCCTGGAACTGCGCGGCTTCTTGTAACGCTGCCGGCGCCCTCCCGCCGccccgcccggcccggcccgcctCGGCGTGCCGCCAGCCGCCGCCGGCCCATTCCGGGCAGCGCGGCCGCCCTCCCCCCCATTCCCCTCGCTCCCCGGCACGATCTTTCCTTCTAAGAAGAGGAGAGTCCCGGGCCCTGCCTCCCCCCGCgccctcttctcccttcccgAGCCCGGCCGCGGGGACAGCCCCGGGACGCCCCCAATCCCCCTCACCCGCCCCGGGACACCCTCGCCGGGTGGGAATCTTGCCCGCAGGCATAGCGGGGGTGCGGCGTCCCCCGGGAAGGTGATAGCTGGGGATGCTCGTGCCCCAGGAGGGCACTGCAAAGTGCCCCCGCCTCTGCTGGGAGGGTTATCTGGACCCCGACCCAGCAGAAGTGTGGTGGTCTGGTGTGGTGGGTCTGGTGGTCAGGGTACACCGGAGGGGGGGTGGGTGCGCCGCCATGCAGTGGGGCAACGGAGCCAGCAGCCCCACGGTGCCAGCTTTTGTTTCAAGTACAATGCGGCCAGGGTGCCTCTGGCCTCGGATGCGCTTCCCGGGAGACCTGGGGGGATGAAAGTCCCTCGCACCCCGCCCTCCGCATATCGGGACAATAAGGGGCGATTCCTTTCCAAAGGCTGTGCCTGGGGGGCTCTCAAGAACCGGCCAGATCAGCAGTGGCCGAACTACCTCTGCCCGTAGCCCACGTCAAGGGGGCTATGACCCAGGAGGGACAATGGCGGCGCCGGTAGCTCCGACGGTGCCTCTGGTCGGTGGCTGGGACCGGCGCTGGCTCTGGGAGCCCTGGGATGCCCTGTGCGTTGGTGCTTTGGCGCTCGGCGTGGCAGAGGGCAGGGGTCGAGGTACCACTCTGTGGGCCGGTGGGGAGCTGCTGCGAGGCCGTGAAGCCGAGGACCCCCTTCCCCTGACGGGGTCCTCCTGAGGGTGGACAGCAGAGTTTGTCCCGAGTGGGGTTCTTCGTTCCTTTGCTCTGGCTCGCTCGGGTCTGGAAGCCCCCACCCTAGCAGAGCGGGCAATGAGCAGAGCTCAGGGGGAACCGGAGCCCCCTTTGCCCACCTCGTTTCTCTGCGTTTTCGTTTGGCCATTGTCAGTTTCGACCTGGAAAACAAGCCAGACTTTGTcagggattttattttaaatagtttAATTTGCCCTGGAGGAGCTGCCGCGGCCGCCGCTGCCTCTGCCAGTCAGGAATAAACACCAGAGGAGCAGTTCTGGGAAGTGAGGCTGCGGTGAACCAGCTGGTCTGCAATGCAAACGAGCTCTGGAGCGCTGCCGGGGGCGGGAGCGGCGAAAcgggggccgggccgggccgggttGGGCTGGGCTTCCCGCAGCCGAGCCTGGGCGGCAGGAACGTGGCTCTGCCGGGCACAGCGGAGGGACCCGCACGCCACTCCATAGGGCTCCGCTTCGCCCTGCCCGGTGTGGGAGTCACGGGGACACGGCGTGGACCGGCAGTTCCCTCCATGACCATACACTAAGCTCATCCAGGGAACGTGCCAGGGCGGGCGTAGGGGGCGGCAGACGGCGGGCAGGGCCGTCCCCGGGGCCGGGCTCTCCAAGAAGGATTTTGAGGGAGAAGGGCTCTGGGAGACCTGGGGCGGGGGGGTGAAAGCCAGGATGGCGACCAAGTTCCCGAGGCTCGGGTGCAAAGCCGTCCTGTGTGTGCTTGGGCCGGGGAAGACCCCAAGCAGGCGCCGCCGGACAACGAGCCCGTCCTGAGCCACTTCCCGAGTTCCCCCCCGACCATTCCCCTCCGGAGCGGTCTCGGCACACCGCGACGCCTGGGGACACAGTGCTGGGAGTAGCCGAGCAGCCCGGAAGCGGAAGGGCGGTCCGGCCGCGTCGCCATGGCAGCGGCCGGAAGCGGAAGGCGCGCGGGCtgatggcggcggcggcggcggggggcaCGGCGCTGTGGCGGCGGCTCTCGGCCTGGCTGCCCCGAGGCCGCCTCGGGCTGGCCGCTCTGCTTGGCCGCCTTTCCGACCGCCTGTCCCGTGGCCGCGACCGCCGCGCCCGCAGGTAAGGAGCTGCTCTGACCCGGCCCTGGACCCTCCCGAGTTTCGTCCGGTGCGGCGGGCGGGCGAGCGAGCGGCTCCACTCCTGTGCCTGTGGCCGGACCGTGCGCTGTCGGTTGTGCACTGTCTGGGTGGGGAGCGCGCTGACTCCTGCCCGCCGCTTCCCCTTTCCGGGCGCAGTGCTGCCCATCGTGTGTGGCCTGATCGACCCTTTTAAAACGCTGCGGAGGTGCGGGGAGTGACCGCCCTGCCGGTACCGGACTCGGTCTGCCCCAGACCGGTCGGCTGTGATGTTTCCACAGTGaatcagctgctgaagggtggGATAGGGTTAAGTTTAGGCTTGGGACGAGTTCTGCTCTCAGCTTGCCGCAGGCCGTCGGTCTGTGCTCGCTGCCCTCAGGACGAGCTAcacttgttttcttccttcatttaCTTTCCTTCTGCCGTCTTCAGGTGCAAAACGCTGTTACTAATTAATTACTCATTGcggcctttcaatacttaaaggggtcTGTAgggaagatggggacagactttagCGGGGTCTGTTGTCACAatacaaggggtgatggtttgaaactgaaagagatttagactagatacaatgaagaaatactttatgctgagggtggtgagacactggcccaggttgctcagagaagcgGTAGATTCTCCAGCCccggaaacattcaaggtcaggttgtctggggctctgagcaacctgatctacttgaagatgtccctgctcactgaaatggggttggactgcaggggggtgacctttaaaggttcctcccaaaccattccatgactacCTCAGCCACCATCAGTACTGGTCAGCCTCCAGACTGATGCTGCTTGGGGCTCAGGTGTTTGGCAGGTTGTTTTGGAGGTTGTGGAAGGCGAGATCCCTCTGCTCCCCATTGGAAAAGACGTGAGAACAGGCCCCAATCCTGTCTGTGCTGGGGCTGAATGTGGCGTgggagaggtggggggggagagggCTGCTCTGCCCAGTTGTTACGCTGGAGCAAATGAATTATCAAGCCATGCAGAGGGTGTTTTCAGTGTCATTTTTAATGCGTCTGAGTGGGCTGCTGTGGGAAGGAGTTAGCCTTCCTGTGCTGACATCTCGGCTGCTTAGTGAGCAGGATCTAGGAGCTGACCTCTGAAAATGGCCCAGagcctctttctccttccccagagagcagcagagatgcagaAGCAGTGGGGAGGCAGATCAGCCCTTCttgctgctgggccagctgtgCTGAAGGGAACGTGCAGCTGCAGACTGGTTCCTCCTgtcagtccttctgcagccccctgaacagcttctcctctccttaCCTGTGCCACTGCCCCACTACCTtagttttgctgctgttgctttttttgGGCTCTGTGACCTGGAGTGCAGTTACTGctaaaaccaaaccagtaaTGAACCAGAGGTGATTGTTTTTCTGTGGAACCCATGTCCTGGGTTCAGAAGTGATCAAACAAAATGTCTTTGGAAATCTATCCTATCCTCCAGCTTTTGAGCACCACTTACTTGGTAAGAGAGGCCTGGttctgtgttctggtttggttaCTGTGATGCCTGATACAATCTTCTATATGAGGCAAACTTTTAAGGGTGGTGTCTCTCATGTCACGACACATCTCCACTCGCCTTTCCCCTGGACTGCATCAGATGGGCAGCAGTCATCCTTGCTGATGTCTCAGAGCCCTGTGTTAGCCCTTGTTCTGCCCTATGTTCTGGTTAAGccaaagaaattcttttcagacTTTTGGTTTCAGCAGTGTGCTTTTAGCACAGATAAATTACTAGACTGAACCTTGGAAAGAGACAACCTAATTCAAAGGCAGCTGGTTTGTAGATCCCCTCTGCGGTGATGTACGCGTGGGTGAAAGGACGGCGCCAGATCCTGCAGTTTCATTTCACCTCTGGCTCTGTAGATGAGGTTTTACAGTGAATTAGAGTTGTTTCAGCTCCATCATGAGTTTGTGTACCAAAACCacagtttttaaaaatagaacacacacacacacatacacaaaaatccCTCATTTATATTTAGGGTCAACTTCTAATGCAGAAAAGATTTGAAGTGGTTTCTTTtagttctgttttctctttctgattAACTCGATGATGTAGAGTACATGGGAAGGGCTTCTCCCTAGccctgttttctgtttctctgaaaGCTGATTTGTCAAAGCATGGAATTTCGGTGATTTCTTCATAATGTTACGTGGTTTCTGACTGTTGGGTGCTTACACTTGGAAGGGTTTTGTAGTCCTTGGGCAGTTGCTTGAGCTGTGGGTAGAAGTTGCTGCTTCAGTTGCTGAGCTGTTGTTAGTGTTGGCTAGGGCAAAATACTGATTTGTTGGATCATTGTAAAAGCCTTAAGCTCTTTAAATAAATCCTGAATTTTCAATATTGGGTTAAAATATCAAACAGTGTAGGTGTACTATGAATTGTGTAGGCAGTAAAAAATCCAGAGTGTCAATACATGTACAGAGTTAAGGAGGCTCAAAGCAAATGGTTCTGGTGCCACAGATGGATTTTCCTCCCTAAAAAATGCTGGGAAAGGGTTGATTGAAGAAGCCTGGTCAGTCTATAAACCACATATTTGGCCACATGGAGTCAGGATGCAGTTTAACTGGCAGTTTTCATACTCTTTGCCAGAAAATGTCTTCTTGGAATCGTATTTCTAGAAAATGGTTTCTCAGCTGCTGTAGTGGCTTCTGGAAGTATAACTGGCCAGGACTGACCAATGGAGTAAATCAGGAAAAGATTTATCTCCTCTCACTGATTAGCTGAGGCAAATTTGCCACTGTTCCATCAGTGGGAATAATTCCAGACAACATCATTTGTAATCTGCAGTGTTTGGTCGTAGCCCTGGGCTTTGtcgtgtgttttgttgtgtttaaaGAGTATTTTTGGATGCTGCTTTGAATTGCTGCAGCCTGGACTGTCTCGTTCTGCTTGCCATCCTCCTTGGCAGTAATTAGCAGTGACACTCTGCTCCCCACATATGGCCTGTGGCTTGAGACATGGGTTGAGCAAAGGTCCTGCAAAGACTGACCAGAATGTTCTTGAAAACCAGTATTTTTGgtatttcttttctgctttgattgatatatatgtatatatttttttttaatttttttttttttttgctatggaATGTTTCCATTGTGTttagcagcctgtgctggtctTTTGTACAGCTTCTGGGTGTTGATTCTGAGCCTGGCCCACATGATctgttggagcacctctcctacaaagacagattgagagagttggggctattcagtctagagaagagaaggctccaagaagatcttattgtggccttccggtatcttaagggggcttacaagaaagctggggagggactatttagggtgtcaggtagtgataggactaggggagatggagcagaaatagaaatgggtagattcagattggatgtgaggaagaaaatctttaccatgagggtggtgagacactggaacaagctgctcagggagctggtagaagcctcatccctggaggtttttgcagccaggctggatgtggctctgagcaacctgctgtagtgtgaggtgtccctgcccatggcaggggggttggaactggctgatccttgaggtcccttccaaccctaacaattctatgattctaaatccaCCATCCTaggaatttttttcacagtttgACTCAGGTTTCTGTTGCCATGAATAGTCTGTGACAAACTAGTGGATTTTCCAGGAAATGCAACTACAAACTGTCTGGTTTCTGTGTAAGGTTGGTCAGAAAGCTTGTGAAGATCCAGTGTTTTATCATGAAGCAAAGGAGTGAAATCATCTTCCTGGAATCTGTGGTCATTTGGGCTTTGGAGTGTGGTAAGACCTAAAAGTTCCTTGTAAAAAATTCTGGTAAAGGACATAATCAGACTTTTCTTGGTATGTGGTGGTGGCAAAATGCATCAGGATGGTCACAAGGTGGTGGCTGTCTGCTGGCCCCAGGGATCTGGTGTTTCTCCAGGCATTGGTTCTGGCCTGGCAGCAAATGCCTTTTGTGAGTAGGATTTGAGACCAGAACATTTTCTGTCAGGTTTGGGGGTGTAGTTCAGTCCCTTGCTCATCAATTCCTGGATCTCATGGGAGTTGCTGCTGCTAATTGTGCTGAAATGTGGTTTTGTCATGTGGACAAACTCCTACCAGGGGTTCTGGTATGACTTGATGAATTTGCATGAAGcatccagagaagaaaagatcCATTTGCTTCTTGCCACTCCTCTAAGCATGACTGTTGGTAGTAAGTTGATTTCTTCCCGAAGGAATTAAAATTGTtctgaaatttctttttaaagaatgaGTTCCCTGCTGTTTCTTTGAAGTTTGTACAAGTTCTGACCTTCTTGTAGTACTTGTGCAGACAGTGAATACCACCTCTGTAGGGGGCCACTCGATGTTTCTCTGTTGTGGTGCTTGGCTCATACCTGTTGAAACACTCTCAATCCTTTGGTATGTTTTCTGGTGCTGTGATTTCATTGCTTTTGCTGGGATGTGCACTCAGGCACTTTGTGTGTTGTAGATCTTGTTTTGGATACATTTGAGGGCTTGAGGCATTTTTCAGTTTTGTCAGGGAACTTCTAGAGCCAGTATGATTTTGAAAAGGTCTTTACCTGAAATAGGAACAGCTGATTTCTAGTCCTGCTGGGAGCTAAGCTGGATGTGAAAGTGACTGTTGGCCATGGCAAAGCTGATGTGTGTGGGATAAAGCCAGTTCAGAAGTGACTGGTTACAGTTTTAGCTGGTACCACAGTGGCACCATCAGACATCTGATCTGGGGGAGTTTGGAGAGTTCATGttctcagttccttcagcttccagcctgtttcctctcctgttcTGATGAAAGGGtagtttccccttttccctgccAGCTAGGAGAAGGAGCTGATGTGAAGATCTGTTCTCCTACCTTTTGCCTGTGATTTTCTATTTCTAGGTTTGgctttggtgttttttcttgTATTACAGAAAGACAAGGGGATTATTGCCTTTGTGGATCCTTGCAGTGTGTTGGCCTTTGTGACAGCTCTTTCTTTACCTACTTGGAGGCTGTTTGTGGGAAGCAAAGACTCCACTATAAGGAATTTCTCCATCTTGCTTTTCACAGATCATCATGGCTTCTTCTAGCCCCATTGCTCACCCCTCCTGTCCCTGTGATCACAGCTCCACCTTGTTCACTCTGTCCAGAAGGAGCACACAGGTTCCAGTGGATCAGGAACCTGGTGCCAGAGTTTGGGATCTCCAGCTCACATGTCAAGGTGCTTTCATCCCCAGCTGAGTTTTATGAACTCCTGAAGGTGAGTTGTAGGTTCCAGGATGTGGGAGTGGTTTTGGGggtctggcagctgctgtggttaTAGAGAATCACAGACAAATTGTTAGAAAGGAGCACCTGCAGTTTACCAGTCCATCCTTCTACTTGAAGGAGGGCTATTGTCAAGACTAGATCAGATCAGACAACCTCAAAAAATGGCTGAGGCTGGAGGTTCTGCCTCTGGGTGAACAGTTCCAGTGTGGTGCCATCTTTGTAGTTTACAGTTTTTCCTGGTGCCAGACCTGAACTTTCCGAAGCCTTTTGGCTGCTGCTCAACTGTAACTATCAAGAAGCGTTTGGGTCCATCACCTTTGTAACTGCTCTTGAAGCAGACGCAGTAGATCAGCCCTCCTGGCCACTCTCTTTGTGACATAAACCACACACAACTGCTGCAGTCCCTCCCAAAGGTTCTTACAGTGTGACTCCTGTCCTGTGGCATCTCTTGGGcaagcaggagggcagaggtgAGAATTTCTTTGTTTG
The Indicator indicator isolate 239-I01 chromosome 29, UM_Iind_1.1, whole genome shotgun sequence genome window above contains:
- the SOCS3 gene encoding suppressor of cytokine signaling 3, which gives rise to MVTHSKFPAAGMSRPLDTSLRLKTFSSKSEYQLVVNTVRKLQESGFYWSTVTGGEANLLLSTEPAGTFLIRDSSDQRHFFTLSVKTESGTKNLRIQCEGGSFSLQSDPRSSQPVPRFDCVLKLVHHYMPPAPVPEQPGGTLHPKRTYYIYSGGEKIPLVLSRPLSSSVSTLQHLCRKTVNGHLDSYEKMTQLPAPIKEFLDQYDAPL